Genomic window (Leptotrichia sp. oral taxon 212):
ATAAAAAGAAAGATTATAAAATAGTTAGTCATGAGTGGCTGCTGAAGGGATGAAAAAAATGAAATTTACCATATTTACTCCTACTTTTAATAGAAAAGAACTGCTTGGAAAACTGTACAGTTCACTTCAAAATCAAATTTACAGGGATTTTGAATGGCTTATAGTTGATGATGGTTCTACTGATGGAACAGAAGAGAGGGTAAAAGAATTTATAAATGAAAAAAAACTGGATATAAAATATTTTTATACGGAAAATGGCGGAAAACAGAGAGCGTATAATTTTGGAGTTGAGAAAGCAGAGGGAGAGCTTTTTATATGTCTTGATTCTGATGACGAATATGCGGAAACTGGCCTTGAAACAATTTTGAAATACTGGGAAAAATATGAAAACAATAATGAAATTGCAGGAATGGGATATTTATCAACCTATCCTGACGGAAAAGTAATCGGAAGGGAATTTCCTGAAAAAGAAATGATTTCGACACAGTTTGATATTTACAATAAACATGGAGTTAAGGGTGATAAAGGGCTTATGTTCCGTACAGAGATATTAAAAAAATATCCTTTTCCAGTTTTTGAAGGGGAAAAGTTCACAACGGAAGCGGTTGTCTACAACAGAATCTGTCAAAAATATAAGATGCTCTATGTAAATGAAAAGATTGAAATAAAGGAATATCAGGAAGATGGACTGACAGCAAAGTATAATAATTTATTGCTTAGAAATCCCAAAGGTCAGGCTCTTTACCATAATGAAATTAACTTGCAGCAGCTGACTTTCAGACAGAAAATTCTGAATAATGCCGTTTATTATAAATTCTGTAAAGTTGCAGGATATGAATTTTCAAAGATTTATAAGGAATGTTATGATAAGATTGGTTTAATGATTTCACTTCCTGCAGGAATGTATATGTACTGGAAGGGAAAAAAGGATTTGTAACAGAAAAAATAAGGAAATGGATTTAAATTATGAAGAAAGATAAAATATTATTTACAATTTTACATATATTTGTAATATTTTTTGTACTGTTTTTAAAAACTGTAGCTGTTTTTCCAAATGAAACAGCTGAAATAAAGTTTCTGGAAATTCTTCTTATGATGGTATATATCTATATTTTTGTCACAGGAAAAATTTATCTGGACTGGCTGAACTCTTACATGGTATTCCTTTATACGTTATTTCTTTTCAATTTTACGAGAATATTTCTTGATATTGTGGGATACAGGGAATTCGGATGGGCTACAAAATTTGCAAATTACTATTTTTTCAATGATGTACGGATAGAAATAATAAATGTGTTTATAATTGTATTGCTCTTTACTCATCTGGGTTTTTTCATAGGTATTATAAATGAAAAGGAAGAAGAGCTCAAAAGCCGTATAACCCTTAAAAATAGGAAAATATACACTGATTTTGGAATGTTTCTGTTTATAGTTGCATTACCGGCGCTTGCTTATAAAATGTTTATCCAGCTGAAGGTAATACTGCAGGCCGGATACGAAGCATATTATACAGGGATATTAAAGGGAGTGGATTATCCATTCTTTACAAAAGGTTCAGGAACGATAATGACAATAGGATTTCTGATATTTTTAATATCAATTCCTTCAAAAAAGAAATTTCTTACAGTTTCGTCATTGTATCTGATGGTAAAACTGCTGGATTCCTTTAAGGGGGCAAGGGCAATATTCCTGACACAGCTTCTTTTTATAATGTGGTATTACGCAAAGGTTTACGGAATAAAAATCAAAGCTAAAACAATGGCTAGACTGGTAGGATTTACCGTACTGTTTTCACAGATACTTGTCTCAATAAGGAGTAAGAAGGTATTTTCCCTGGATTTGATAAATTCTGTATATAATTTTTTATTTTCGCAGGGAGTAAGTTACCTTGTGCTGGGATATACAATAGATCTGAAAAGTAAAATTGTGGGTGCAGGTTCATATCCTTATATATTACAGGGAATATTCGGATTTAAGCCCCAGTCTGCAGAAGCGCTGAATATGACAAATTCTTTGGCAGATAAGCTGACATATGCCTTAAATCCCCTTGCATATATGAAAGGGGAAGGAATTGGTTCAAATTATATAGCTGAAATGTATGATCTCGGATATGTCTGGATTATAGTTATCTCAATATTGTTAGGATTTATGATAATAAAATATGAAAAATATGTTGTAAAAAACAGATTTCTTCTACTGACAAGCTATTATTTCATTCCTAATCTGTTCTACATTCCAAGAGGGTCATTTTTTGGAGAGGCACTCATAAGGAATATGCTTATGCTTGCAGGCGTGTATATATTGGTATTTGGATTTGACTATATGTACAGGAAAATTGAAGAAAATGAGGAGTTTAAAATTAATGAAAAATATAGAAATAATAGAAGGAATAAATAATAAAAATAAAAATTATATAGTTAAATGGACAAATGAAAAGGGAAAAATTTTTCTTGAGCAATGGGCTGGAACAAACCTTGATTTTCCTCTTACAGATAGTCAAATTGATGATTTGAATAATATCTGTTCGATTTTTTGTGAAAATGAGTTTGTCGGGATTATTCAGAAAATACGTATAGAGTTTGATAATATTCATATTGGACGGTTTATGATTAATCCTGAGCTTACAGGAAAAGGTCTTGGAAAAAGGGCTTTGATGGAATTTATAAATTTGATTTTTCAAGATGAAAATATAAATTCAGTTACATTAAATGTTTTTGATTATAATGCAGGAGCTAAAAAATTATATGAGAAAATTGGATTTAAAGTTATAAATATTGTTGAAAATCCAATGAAAAAGTACACGATGATTATGAAAAAAAGTGAAAACCGGGAGAAAAAATGATAGAAAAAAAGATATATTACGTATGGATAGGAAATGCCAAAAAACCTGATATATTTTATAAATGTCTGAAATCATGGCAGGAAAAACTTCCTGATTATGAAATAGTTGAAATAAATGAAAAAAATTTTGATATAGAGGCTCATCTGAAAGAAAACAGATTTTTCAGGGAATGTTATGAAAGAAAACTGTGGGCATATATGTCTGACTACATCAGAGTTCATTACATGTATGAAAATTCGGGAATATATGTAGATACTGATATGGAGATTATAAAAAATATATCACCGTTAATAGAAAACGAAAAAATGAAATTTTTTATAGGATATGAGGATGAAAAACATATAAGTGTTGGAATTTTTGGAACAGACAGGCATAATGAAATACTGAAAGATATAATAAAATTTTATGAAAGGGAAATATGGGAAAAACCTCTATGGACAATTCCTAAAATATTTACTTATATATTTGAAGAAAAATATGGACTGACTGATAAAAGGGAAAATTCATTAAAGGAAGGAGAAATAACAATATATCCTAAAGAATATTTTTATCCTTATGGTTTCAAGGAAAAATTTTCATCAGACTGTATAAAGGAAAATACATATGGAATTCATTGGTGGAATGACAGCTGGTCAAATCTTAAGGCCAGGTTATTTTTAGAAACGAAGCATTTGAGAGGAATTTTGGAATTAATAAAGAAAATGAGAATTATAGCGAGATATTATCTGATTGAAAAAAGGTAAGAATATGAAAGGAAGTAAAAAGCAAATGAATGTTTTAAAAAAAGTACTGAAAATATTGTTATTTGTGAGTGTGATAATGGTGACAGAAGGAAAAGAATTAAGAATAATGTCCTACAATATTTATGGATCAAGACTGGCTAACGGAATAAAACTTGGGGAAAGTATAAAAAAATACAGGCCTGATTTTGTTTCATTACAGGAAGTTGACAGAGATACAAAAAGGAGTAATTTCAGGGATGTAACTTTAGATATAGCATCAGAACTGGGATACAATTATTATTATTTTCAGAAGTCAAGAGATTTTGATTCAGGGGAATTTGGAATTTCCTTTATTTCAAAATATCCGGTAGAAAAAATATATGCATATGAACTTCCATCAATTGGGGTGGAAAAACGTCAGGTTGTAATAGCTGAACTTGAAAAAAAAGAATTTGGAAAAAAAATAATGATAATTAATACTCACTTGGATTATAGAAAGGAAATTAAAAAAGAAGAACTCGAATCTCTTTCATTACTGAATGGACTTTTTGACAGTGATATAAAATTTTTAAGCGGAGATTTGAATTTGCTTCCAAATACAGAACATTACCAGACTCTTACAAAGGAATGGAAGGATAGCTATTTTGAAGGAAAAGATAAGGAAATGAGAAGTATTGAGGATCCCAGAATAGATTATATATTTGGAGATTATTCGGGTAAATGGAAGGTAAAAAAGAGTTTTTTCATAAAGGATGATACACAGGACTGGACAAAACTTAGTGATCACTTTCCATATATGAGTATAATGGATATAAAATAAAATTATTACAAGATAATTTAAAATAATACTTATAAAATAAAAATAATCGCTGTAAAATGTTTTCAACACTTATAACGATTATTTTTTATTTTTGAATTTGTCATATCAGTTTTATCATGTGTAACCCTATAGTGTCTGTATTACTTTAGATACAGTAATTTCCAGAACACGTGAAAGAAATGGAAATTTTTCTTTCATTGAATCAAATTCTTCACCCGAAGTAATAAATTTTGCAGTTCCTAAAATTAAAAAACCACTTCCCATAGCCCATTTTCCCATGACTTCTTTAGAGCCTACAGTAAGTTTTACATTAGGATTTTTCTCAATATTCGCCTGAGTTTTATTCATTCCTGCTGCAGGAATAAGAATCCTGTTTTCTTTTATATTAAGATATGAGTTCCATGTATTTGAAACATCTGCACCTTCATCAGTCCATGTAACAATAGATACAACCCCTTCGTGTGAGATAACTTCAAAAAATTTATCAGTAAACATATTTCCTCCTTATATTTTATTTTTATACTAATCCAAAACAATATTTTCAAGTAATGGTGACTCCATAATATCAAAAGGCATTACCCATCCACCACCATCAGAATCAAGATCGACATCGCGTCCTGTATCTTTTCCTGCGTTCTTAAAAATAAGATATATAAACTGTGAGCAGTACAGTCTTTTGTCAAAATCTTTATCAAATGTCAGTCCGTAAGGTTTCGTTACAGTCTTGTCAATTTCCTTGAATAAGGCATTTCTGAATTTGTCATCTATATTCTTCAGTCTAAAGATTGATATTTTTCTTTTTAATTTTGACCATACATAAATTGGACTTTCACTATATCCCGCTGAATACGATGGAAATTCTACAATTTTTTTCTCTTCATTCAGTACTGCACTGTGCCCCCACATGGAACGAATTGTAGATTCTTTTGAGAGAATAAGAATATCTCCAGGTTGCAGCTGGTCAACCTTTGAAATAACTTCATCAGGAGTATACCATTTATATTTTGGATTTATTGACTGGCATGAAATAACTAAAAAAACGAACAAAATTAGAATCAGAAGTTTTCTTAATAAATTTTCATTATTTTTCATTATTTTAATATCTGAAATCATTACTTTTTACACCATATCCTTTCATTGTTTATTATATTATATAAAAAAGAAGAAAAATAGTCCAGTTTTAAATACAAATTTAAATGGAAAAAATGCAGAGCAAATAAAAATAGCTGTTTTAAATGAAAAAAAAATCATGGATTGTAATTCTAGAATTATATTTTATTGAAGAATTTTTTCTGTCAAATTAAATTTTTTTATAGAAATTCATAAAAAATATGATATAATTATCTACAATTATTTTAGGAAATACAATAATTTATCATAACTATAAGGAAAAGGAATAAAAATGGAAATACTGAAGGAAAATTTTTTAAAGTTAAGAGAAAAAATGATGGAAAAATTTAAGGAAGATTTTGCAAGACATAGAGAACTGGGTGAAAAGGAAGTGCCGATAAAGACAATAGGACCTATTAATGGAGTTTACTATGAAAGAGGAGAAAGAAGTTATTTTGTCCGTCCAAGAATAAGAGCAGGGATTATCACTTTGGAACAGTTGAGGGCTGTGTCAGATTTATCCCTAAAACACGGTGACGGAGAAATAAAACTTACAACGAGACATGGAATTCAGCTGAGAGGAATTAAGGCTGACAATGTTCTGCCGCTAATAGAGGATTTATTTAATGTAGGGCTAAAGACACAGGCTGTAGGTGGAAAAAGTATAAGAGGAATGATTATTTCATCATATAGCGGTTTCGAAGAGGAGGAATTTGATGTAACACCTTATGCCGTCCACTCAATAAATTATCTGTTTCAGAATGAAGATACATATACACTCCCGGGGAAATTGAAGTTTTCAGCATCAAACAGCAGTGAAGATACGGCAGGAGCAAAATATGCCGATATGGGATTCATTGCAAAAAAAATAGATAACGAAGATTATTTTGAAGTTTATTTTGATTTTGGAATGAACCTGTCAAATAAAAATCCATATAAATACTCAAAAGATATAAAAGCTGAAGAAATGCTCTATTATATGAGGGCAATGGTAATGATGTTCAAGGATAATATGGAAATGACAAATCCAAGGGCAAGAGTCAGAACAATGAATAGAAAAATAGGAATTGAAACATTTGAAGAAACATTTAAGGAATATTTTGAGAAAGCAAAAAAAGAAGTAGATTCTGTAATTGATATAAAGGAACTCTATAAAGATGTAAAAACACAGGAAAAAGTGTTTGAATGGAGTAAGGAAGTGGACTTTGTCTCTGAAGGAATAGATGAGGAACTTCTTATAAATGTTAAGGAAAGCTATAGACAAAAAGGAATTTATGCTGTAAAACTGAAATTTGCAGGTGGAGTTATAAGAAGAAAACAGCTGGAAGGAATTCTTGAATATTTAGAAAGCTTAAATCATGAAATAAAAATAAAACTTACAAACAATCAGGAAATTATAGTATTTAATCTGAATGGTGAAGAGACTTTACATATTCTGAAAAATTTCGAAGAAAGACTTATAAGAAGTGCTTTTGAAGATACGATTACATGTACCGGTGTTCCAAGATGCAGATTGGCAATAACTTCCAGCAAAAGTGCATTTGATAAGATATTAAAGAAATTTGACACCAATGATGCAACATTGAAAAAAGAATTACCACAGCTGAGAATGTCAGGATGTCCTAATTCATGCAGCCTGACTTTTAAGGGAGATTTAGGTTTTTCAGGAAGAATTAAAAAAATAGATGAAAAGGTGAATATAGCCTATACGCTGTTAAGTGAAAATAAAAATATAGAACTGGCAGGGAGAGCAATAATCTTAGAAAGAGATCTGCCTGAAATGATTTATGAAATGGCATTATTGAAAAAAGAGTCTCAAATCAAAGATTTTCATGAATTTGTTAACACTGAACATGAGAAAATAAATGAACTTATAAGAAAATATGTACAATAACAGGAAAGCTATATTACTAAGAAAGAACAAATAGAAAAAACATGAAAATTGTTGTATAATTAAGAAAACTTTATTTTAGAAAGAGGTAATGGAATGAAAAAAAGAATTTTGATAATTCTGGGAATTATAATGATGTTTATAGTAAGTTGTGGTGGAAAACATCCGGCAGTAAAGGATTTTGAAGATAATATGAAGCTTATACAGAGTGGAGATTTTAAAAAAATGTCAAAAGAATCAAATAAAGTGATTGCTCCGGATACAAGTCCTGAAATGAATGAAGCTTTAGGTGAAGGATTTAAAAAAATTACGTACAAAATAAACAAAACAACAGTAAATAATGATGAAGTACTTATAAACGTAACTATGAAATCTCCTGATTTAGATGGATTTATGAAAGAACTGTCACAGAAAATAGTTGGTTCAATGGCTCAGATGCAAGGAAAGACAGAGGCTCAGGTAGAAGCTGAAGCAGAAAAAATATCAGCGCAATTAATAAAGGAAAAAGTAAAAAGTGGTAAAACAAAAGAAAAGACATTTGATGTAGTATACAAGAAAAAAGGAGATAAATGGGAACCAGATCCTAATGCAAATAAGGATTTCTTTAATATACTAACTATGAATATGGGAAGTGTGGACTAATATAGAAAATATTTTTACAATTTTCTATTGAAAAAAATGAAAAAATAGAGTATAATAATCAAGGATAAAAAGTGCAAGCGTGGCGGAATTGGTAGACGCGCTGTTTTCAGGGAGCAGTGGCAGTAGTCGTGTGGGTTCGAGTCCCACCTCTTGCACCAATAATTAAATTTAATAAAAAACTTGCAAAAAAGCATAAAATATGGTATTATAATTACAAGAGCAAAATATTAGGCAGAAAGAGTGGGAGATTCCCACTCTTTAGTTTTAAATATGAGG
Coding sequences:
- a CDS encoding glycosyltransferase, with the translated sequence MIEKKIYYVWIGNAKKPDIFYKCLKSWQEKLPDYEIVEINEKNFDIEAHLKENRFFRECYERKLWAYMSDYIRVHYMYENSGIYVDTDMEIIKNISPLIENEKMKFFIGYEDEKHISVGIFGTDRHNEILKDIIKFYEREIWEKPLWTIPKIFTYIFEEKYGLTDKRENSLKEGEITIYPKEYFYPYGFKEKFSSDCIKENTYGIHWWNDSWSNLKARLFLETKHLRGILELIKKMRIIARYYLIEKR
- a CDS encoding endonuclease/exonuclease/phosphatase family protein, whose translation is MNVLKKVLKILLFVSVIMVTEGKELRIMSYNIYGSRLANGIKLGESIKKYRPDFVSLQEVDRDTKRSNFRDVTLDIASELGYNYYYFQKSRDFDSGEFGISFISKYPVEKIYAYELPSIGVEKRQVVIAELEKKEFGKKIMIINTHLDYRKEIKKEELESLSLLNGLFDSDIKFLSGDLNLLPNTEHYQTLTKEWKDSYFEGKDKEMRSIEDPRIDYIFGDYSGKWKVKKSFFIKDDTQDWTKLSDHFPYMSIMDIK
- the wzy gene encoding O-antigen polysaccharide polymerase Wzy, giving the protein MKKDKILFTILHIFVIFFVLFLKTVAVFPNETAEIKFLEILLMMVYIYIFVTGKIYLDWLNSYMVFLYTLFLFNFTRIFLDIVGYREFGWATKFANYYFFNDVRIEIINVFIIVLLFTHLGFFIGIINEKEEELKSRITLKNRKIYTDFGMFLFIVALPALAYKMFIQLKVILQAGYEAYYTGILKGVDYPFFTKGSGTIMTIGFLIFLISIPSKKKFLTVSSLYLMVKLLDSFKGARAIFLTQLLFIMWYYAKVYGIKIKAKTMARLVGFTVLFSQILVSIRSKKVFSLDLINSVYNFLFSQGVSYLVLGYTIDLKSKIVGAGSYPYILQGIFGFKPQSAEALNMTNSLADKLTYALNPLAYMKGEGIGSNYIAEMYDLGYVWIIVISILLGFMIIKYEKYVVKNRFLLLTSYYFIPNLFYIPRGSFFGEALIRNMLMLAGVYILVFGFDYMYRKIEENEEFKINEKYRNNRRNK
- a CDS encoding YiiX/YebB-like N1pC/P60 family cysteine hydrolase; this translates as MISDIKIMKNNENLLRKLLILILFVFLVISCQSINPKYKWYTPDEVISKVDQLQPGDILILSKESTIRSMWGHSAVLNEEKKIVEFPSYSAGYSESPIYVWSKLKRKISIFRLKNIDDKFRNALFKEIDKTVTKPYGLTFDKDFDKRLYCSQFIYLIFKNAGKDTGRDVDLDSDGGGWVMPFDIMESPLLENIVLD
- a CDS encoding pyridoxamine 5'-phosphate oxidase family protein translates to MFTDKFFEVISHEGVVSIVTWTDEGADVSNTWNSYLNIKENRILIPAAGMNKTQANIEKNPNVKLTVGSKEVMGKWAMGSGFLILGTAKFITSGEEFDSMKEKFPFLSRVLEITVSKVIQTL
- a CDS encoding GNAT family N-acetyltransferase, whose protein sequence is MKNIEIIEGINNKNKNYIVKWTNEKGKIFLEQWAGTNLDFPLTDSQIDDLNNICSIFCENEFVGIIQKIRIEFDNIHIGRFMINPELTGKGLGKRALMEFINLIFQDENINSVTLNVFDYNAGAKKLYEKIGFKVINIVENPMKKYTMIMKKSENREKK
- a CDS encoding nitrite/sulfite reductase, with protein sequence MEILKENFLKLREKMMEKFKEDFARHRELGEKEVPIKTIGPINGVYYERGERSYFVRPRIRAGIITLEQLRAVSDLSLKHGDGEIKLTTRHGIQLRGIKADNVLPLIEDLFNVGLKTQAVGGKSIRGMIISSYSGFEEEEFDVTPYAVHSINYLFQNEDTYTLPGKLKFSASNSSEDTAGAKYADMGFIAKKIDNEDYFEVYFDFGMNLSNKNPYKYSKDIKAEEMLYYMRAMVMMFKDNMEMTNPRARVRTMNRKIGIETFEETFKEYFEKAKKEVDSVIDIKELYKDVKTQEKVFEWSKEVDFVSEGIDEELLINVKESYRQKGIYAVKLKFAGGVIRRKQLEGILEYLESLNHEIKIKLTNNQEIIVFNLNGEETLHILKNFEERLIRSAFEDTITCTGVPRCRLAITSSKSAFDKILKKFDTNDATLKKELPQLRMSGCPNSCSLTFKGDLGFSGRIKKIDEKVNIAYTLLSENKNIELAGRAIILERDLPEMIYEMALLKKESQIKDFHEFVNTEHEKINELIRKYVQ
- a CDS encoding glycosyltransferase family 2 protein gives rise to the protein MKFTIFTPTFNRKELLGKLYSSLQNQIYRDFEWLIVDDGSTDGTEERVKEFINEKKLDIKYFYTENGGKQRAYNFGVEKAEGELFICLDSDDEYAETGLETILKYWEKYENNNEIAGMGYLSTYPDGKVIGREFPEKEMISTQFDIYNKHGVKGDKGLMFRTEILKKYPFPVFEGEKFTTEAVVYNRICQKYKMLYVNEKIEIKEYQEDGLTAKYNNLLLRNPKGQALYHNEINLQQLTFRQKILNNAVYYKFCKVAGYEFSKIYKECYDKIGLMISLPAGMYMYWKGKKDL